Proteins encoded together in one Hymenobacter monticola window:
- a CDS encoding N-acetylmuramoyl-L-alanine amidase, with protein sequence MTFRYCLGLVASVAMAACAAQRNPYSATNKSYKAQVKAYAKALRATPVPTPGADSLLQGAYWVGTTNFNLRKPNYVVIHHTAQDSTAQTLKTFTLPRTQVSAHYVIGRDGRVFHMLNDYLRAWHGGAAKWGNTTDINSSSIGIELDNNGTEPFSEPQMASLVRVLAGLKKTYGIPTANFIGHADIAPTRKNDPSALFPWKRLADNGFGLWYDAGPLPSPFVADSAAALASRLLNPTVTLPEDDLTTPKAPVDSSKVDAQLARLNSPITSFNPKDALRIIGYDTKDLPAAVRAFKLHFIQTNVGGPLTEADNRILYNLYKKCL encoded by the coding sequence ATGACCTTCCGTTACTGCCTGGGCCTGGTTGCCAGCGTCGCCATGGCGGCCTGCGCCGCCCAGCGCAACCCCTACTCCGCCACCAACAAATCCTACAAAGCCCAGGTGAAGGCCTATGCCAAGGCTTTGCGCGCCACGCCCGTGCCCACGCCGGGCGCCGACAGCCTGCTGCAAGGCGCCTACTGGGTGGGCACCACCAACTTCAACCTGCGCAAGCCCAACTACGTCGTCATTCACCACACGGCGCAGGACTCCACAGCCCAGACGCTCAAGACGTTCACGCTGCCGCGCACGCAGGTGAGCGCGCACTACGTGATAGGGCGCGATGGGCGGGTATTTCACATGCTGAATGACTACCTGCGGGCCTGGCACGGCGGCGCGGCCAAGTGGGGCAATACCACCGACATCAATTCCTCCTCCATCGGCATCGAGCTCGATAACAACGGCACCGAGCCGTTTTCGGAGCCGCAGATGGCCAGCCTGGTGCGCGTGCTAGCTGGCCTCAAAAAGACCTACGGCATTCCCACCGCCAATTTCATCGGCCACGCCGACATTGCCCCGACCCGCAAGAACGACCCCAGTGCCCTCTTTCCGTGGAAGCGACTGGCTGACAATGGCTTCGGCCTATGGTACGACGCCGGCCCGCTGCCCAGCCCCTTCGTGGCCGACAGCGCGGCCGCGCTGGCCAGCCGGCTGCTGAACCCGACCGTGACGCTGCCCGAGGACGACCTGACGACGCCCAAGGCGCCGGTCGACTCCAGCAAAGTAGATGCCCAGCTGGCCCGCCTCAACAGCCCGATTACCAGCTTCAACCCCAAAGACGCCCTGCGCATCATCGGCTACGACACCAAGGATTTGCCGGCGGCCGTACGGGCATTTAAGCTGCATTTCATTCAAACGAACGTGGGCGGGCCGCTGACGGAGGCCGACAACCGCATTCTGTATAATCTGTACAAGAAGTGCTTGTAG
- the rny gene encoding ribonuclease Y: MSPTILYCLLTAVVALVAGYLVGKQLAGKARLDHEGEAQARAQQILREAEEKGNRLRDEKIKQADERLEQSKNKFKSLRNEFDQESKRLKAELDGELTQRRQGVTEQEQSIKLLTETTQRQLEQLQKKEADLERQREKNQADTQQLRDKLEAQAEKRRLDHEETMAELEAKQREADEQLHNVQRQLETIANLTAAEAREQLVESLKNEAQIQASSYVKDTVAQAKLTATKDAKKIVLETIQRTASEHAIENCVSVFNIESDDVKGKIIGREGRNIRALEAATGVEIIVDDTPEAIIISGFDPVRREIARLSLHLLVKDGRIHPARVEEIVAKTRKNIEEEIVEIGEKTIIDLGIHGLHPELIKMVGRMRFRSSYGQNLLQHSREVANLCATMAAEMGLDVKKAKRAGLLHDIGKVSTEEPELPHAILGMEMAKKWKEHPDVVNAIGAHHDEIEMTAMISPLVQACDAISGSRPGARREMMESYIKRLKQLEETANGFKGVNQCFAIQAGRELRVMVDAENVTDERANELSYEISQKIEKEMQYPGQIKITVIREMRAVAYAK, from the coding sequence ATGTCACCCACCATATTATACTGTTTGCTCACTGCGGTGGTCGCCCTTGTGGCCGGCTACCTGGTTGGTAAACAGCTGGCCGGCAAAGCCCGGCTCGACCACGAAGGCGAGGCCCAGGCCCGCGCCCAGCAAATTCTCCGCGAGGCCGAGGAGAAAGGCAACCGCCTTCGCGACGAGAAAATAAAGCAGGCCGACGAGCGCCTGGAGCAGAGCAAGAACAAGTTCAAGAGCCTGCGCAACGAGTTCGACCAGGAAAGCAAGCGCCTCAAAGCCGAGCTGGATGGCGAGCTTACCCAGCGCCGCCAGGGCGTGACCGAACAGGAGCAGAGCATCAAGCTGCTCACCGAAACCACCCAGCGCCAACTCGAACAACTTCAGAAAAAGGAGGCCGACCTGGAGCGCCAGCGCGAGAAAAACCAGGCCGACACCCAGCAGCTGCGCGACAAACTCGAGGCCCAGGCCGAGAAGCGCCGCCTCGACCACGAGGAGACCATGGCCGAGCTGGAAGCCAAGCAGCGCGAGGCCGACGAGCAGCTGCACAACGTGCAGCGCCAGCTCGAAACCATCGCCAACCTGACCGCCGCCGAAGCCCGCGAGCAGTTGGTTGAAAGCCTCAAGAACGAGGCTCAGATTCAGGCCAGCTCCTACGTGAAGGACACCGTGGCCCAGGCCAAGCTCACGGCTACCAAGGACGCCAAAAAGATTGTGCTGGAAACCATTCAGCGCACGGCTTCGGAGCACGCCATCGAGAACTGCGTGTCGGTGTTCAACATTGAAAGCGACGACGTAAAGGGCAAAATCATCGGCCGCGAGGGCCGCAACATCCGCGCGCTGGAAGCCGCCACGGGCGTCGAAATCATCGTGGATGACACCCCCGAGGCCATCATCATCTCGGGCTTCGACCCGGTGCGCCGCGAAATTGCCCGCCTCTCGCTGCACTTGTTGGTGAAAGACGGCCGCATTCACCCCGCCCGCGTGGAAGAAATCGTGGCCAAAACCCGCAAGAACATCGAGGAAGAAATCGTTGAAATCGGTGAGAAAACCATCATCGACCTCGGCATTCACGGCCTGCACCCCGAGCTGATTAAGATGGTGGGCCGCATGCGCTTCCGCTCTTCCTACGGCCAGAACCTGCTGCAACATAGCCGCGAAGTGGCCAACCTCTGCGCCACCATGGCGGCCGAGATGGGCCTCGACGTGAAGAAAGCCAAGCGCGCCGGCCTGCTGCACGACATCGGCAAGGTGAGCACCGAGGAGCCCGAACTGCCCCACGCCATTCTGGGCATGGAGATGGCCAAGAAGTGGAAAGAGCACCCCGATGTGGTAAACGCCATCGGCGCCCACCACGACGAGATTGAGATGACGGCCATGATTTCGCCGCTGGTGCAGGCCTGCGACGCCATTTCGGGCTCGCGCCCCGGCGCCCGGCGCGAGATGATGGAAAGCTACATCAAGCGCCTCAAGCAGCTGGAAGAAACCGCCAACGGCTTCAAGGGCGTGAACCAATGCTTCGCCATTCAAGCCGGCCGCGAGCTGCGCGTGATGGTGGACGCCGAGAACGTGACCGACGAGCGCGCCAATGAGCTGAGCTACGAAATCTCGCAGAAAATCGAGAAGGAAATGCAGTACCCCGGCCAGATTAAAATCACCGTGATTCGGGAGATGCGCGCCGTGGCGTATGCGAAGTAG
- a CDS encoding cell division protein ZapA produces MSELAIKIRIADRDYPMRVDVQDEERLRLAGRLLGDKLREFREGYGIQDKQDLLAMVALATMADQLKVSKEKDGTDAALTERLARFDELLAGVVLAG; encoded by the coding sequence ATGAGCGAGCTAGCCATCAAAATTCGTATTGCTGACCGGGACTATCCCATGCGCGTGGACGTGCAGGATGAGGAACGGCTGCGCCTGGCCGGACGACTGCTGGGCGACAAGCTGCGCGAATTCCGGGAAGGCTACGGCATTCAGGACAAGCAGGACTTGCTGGCCATGGTAGCGCTTGCCACCATGGCCGACCAATTGAAAGTGAGCAAGGAAAAGGATGGCACCGATGCGGCGCTGACCGAACGGCTGGCTCGTTTCGACGAGCTGCTAGCCGGCGTGGTGCTGGCGGGCTGA